Proteins found in one Streptomyces sp. CB09001 genomic segment:
- a CDS encoding glycoside hydrolase family 172 protein has translation MTTFGLDGISRRTRAVSRSISAENFTGARAGGGRATEGTGAVAASRLGPGWKISPSIDIAAGETAVLADIEGPGTIRHLWCTTDPHGAWRGTLLRMYWEGEDTPAVEVPLGDFFCNGWNVFSQVSSVPVAANPNGGFNAYWPMPFRRKARITLENLTAEKVTLYYQVDYELDEVEEDASYFHAQWRRSHPVPFGEVHTLLDGVTGAGSYVGTYLAWGVNSPGWWGEGELKFYLDGDDEYPTICGTGTEDYFGGAWNFDVPGQGYTAYTTPYLGLNQILRPDGLYRSQQRFGMYRWHVLDPVRFAEDLSVTVQSLGIGPGQGNGLPHRYRPTSDDIASTSLFYLDAPACVSRPATPDLLTLEVD, from the coding sequence ATGACGACCTTTGGACTCGACGGCATCTCCCGCAGGACGCGCGCCGTCAGCCGCTCCATCAGCGCCGAGAACTTCACCGGCGCCAGGGCCGGCGGCGGCCGGGCCACGGAGGGCACCGGAGCCGTGGCGGCGAGCCGCCTCGGACCGGGCTGGAAGATCTCCCCCAGCATCGACATCGCCGCCGGCGAGACGGCGGTGCTCGCGGACATCGAGGGCCCCGGCACCATCCGTCACCTGTGGTGCACCACCGACCCGCACGGCGCCTGGCGCGGCACCCTGCTGCGGATGTACTGGGAGGGGGAGGACACCCCGGCCGTCGAGGTCCCGCTCGGCGACTTCTTCTGCAACGGCTGGAACGTCTTCAGCCAGGTCTCCTCCGTGCCCGTCGCGGCCAACCCCAACGGCGGCTTCAACGCGTACTGGCCGATGCCCTTCCGCCGCAAGGCGCGCATCACCCTGGAGAACCTGACCGCCGAGAAGGTCACGCTGTACTACCAGGTGGACTACGAACTGGACGAGGTCGAGGAGGACGCCTCCTACTTCCACGCCCAGTGGCGCCGCAGCCACCCCGTGCCGTTCGGCGAGGTGCACACCCTGCTCGACGGCGTCACCGGCGCCGGCAGCTATGTGGGCACGTACCTGGCGTGGGGCGTCAACAGCCCCGGCTGGTGGGGCGAGGGCGAGCTGAAGTTCTACCTCGACGGCGACGACGAGTACCCGACGATCTGCGGCACCGGCACCGAGGACTACTTCGGCGGCGCCTGGAACTTCGACGTCCCCGGGCAGGGCTACACCGCGTACACCACCCCGTACCTCGGTCTGAACCAGATCCTGCGCCCGGACGGGCTGTACCGCAGCCAGCAGCGGTTCGGGATGTACCGCTGGCACGTCCTGGACCCCGTACGCTTCGCCGAGGACCTGAGCGTCACCGTGCAGAGCCTCGGCATCGGCCCGGGCCAGGGCAACGGGCTGCCGCACCGCTACCGGCCCACCAGCGACGACATCGCGAGCACCTCGCTGTTCTACCTGGACGCACCCGCCTGCGTGTCCCGTCCGGCCACTCCGGACCTGCTCACGCTCGAGGTCGACTGA
- a CDS encoding sugar ABC transporter substrate-binding protein → MLQHGNEAGHPAPSPAGTSRRRFLTAMAGTGAAVAAPALLTGCGTARAKGGNLQFWNFYGPQRSPDPAINAQSKWFTDMVGKWNATHKQQIDLVYLPQPTYLNGFKLPSAFATGEGPDIFMLSPGDFLRYYNGGVLEDLTPHMEKAAVEDFGSSLDSRKVDGKVYALPMEVEPLAMFYSQGLWEKAGLSEADIPTTWDQMLDIGDKLGSRTTAGLVFETNPGYYQNFTWYPWMWQGGGDVLDKDGVVAFDSKGTRQALALWQDAVRHGIAPRTVPAAGDVIGGFKGGNVGMWQQGIWNVASFKAFAPDYPYGVFRLPTPPGGDYVTALGGWSFCANAQGRNPEVAAEFCVWALGSMKDDSIDRMVDWCVRAKTDVAPRASALERGAAKGGYDAEVMRRFKDEIFPGGRAEPRYPPVVYKAISDAIQGTMLAGRGVAGEIERATRSIDAYTKSYKGASLI, encoded by the coding sequence ATGCTCCAGCACGGCAATGAAGCCGGGCACCCGGCTCCGTCCCCGGCCGGCACCTCACGCCGCCGCTTCCTCACCGCCATGGCGGGCACCGGCGCGGCGGTCGCGGCCCCGGCCCTGCTCACCGGTTGCGGCACGGCCCGGGCCAAGGGGGGCAACCTCCAGTTCTGGAACTTCTACGGACCCCAGCGCTCGCCCGACCCGGCGATCAACGCGCAGTCCAAGTGGTTCACCGACATGGTCGGGAAGTGGAACGCCACCCACAAGCAGCAGATCGACCTCGTCTACCTGCCGCAGCCCACCTACCTCAACGGCTTCAAGCTGCCGTCCGCCTTCGCCACCGGCGAGGGCCCGGACATCTTCATGCTCTCCCCCGGCGACTTCCTGCGGTACTACAACGGGGGCGTCCTGGAGGACCTCACCCCGCACATGGAGAAGGCGGCCGTCGAGGACTTCGGCTCCTCCCTGGACAGCCGCAAGGTCGACGGCAAGGTCTACGCCCTCCCCATGGAGGTCGAGCCGCTGGCGATGTTCTACTCCCAGGGCCTGTGGGAGAAGGCCGGCCTGTCCGAGGCCGACATCCCCACCACCTGGGACCAGATGCTCGACATCGGCGACAAGCTGGGCTCCCGCACCACGGCCGGGCTCGTCTTCGAGACCAACCCGGGCTACTACCAGAACTTCACCTGGTACCCGTGGATGTGGCAGGGCGGCGGCGACGTCCTCGACAAGGACGGCGTCGTCGCCTTCGACTCCAAGGGCACCCGCCAGGCCCTGGCGCTGTGGCAGGACGCCGTGCGCCACGGCATCGCCCCGCGCACCGTGCCCGCCGCGGGCGACGTGATCGGCGGCTTCAAGGGGGGCAACGTCGGCATGTGGCAGCAGGGCATCTGGAACGTCGCCAGCTTCAAGGCCTTCGCGCCCGACTACCCGTACGGCGTGTTCAGGCTCCCCACTCCCCCGGGCGGCGACTACGTCACCGCGCTGGGCGGCTGGTCCTTCTGCGCCAACGCGCAGGGCCGCAATCCCGAGGTCGCGGCAGAGTTCTGCGTCTGGGCCCTCGGGTCCATGAAGGACGACTCCATCGACCGGATGGTCGACTGGTGCGTCCGGGCCAAGACCGACGTGGCTCCCCGCGCCAGCGCCCTGGAGCGCGGCGCCGCCAAGGGCGGCTACGACGCCGAGGTGATGCGCCGCTTCAAGGACGAGATCTTCCCCGGGGGCCGTGCCGAACCGCGCTATCCCCCGGTGGTCTACAAGGCGATCTCCGACGCCATCCAGGGCACCATGCTCGCCGGCCGTGGCGTGGCGGGCGAGATCGAGCGGGCCACCCGGTCCATCGACGCGTACACCAAGAGCTACAAGGGGGCGAGCCTGATATGA
- a CDS encoding sugar ABC transporter permease, producing MSSVAAKERRAAAAPAQAPVSTRGPGLSRRHREWLAAALFLAPDVLGLLVFVAVPMVLSVALSFFQVSGFGSYEWIGLGNYERMMNDPLFWDSMKITGLYVVILVPVLFCVSLGLGLLVKQKLPGMGVYRTALFLPYVISLVVVGVLWKFLLDEQTGAVNRAMRAAGLDGESWLGSPSLALGCVIAVMVWVMMGYYMIIFLSGLQEIPKEYYEAAKLDGAGPWRQFRSVTWPLLRPTSFFVLMMSTVAAITGGLDLIFVLTNGGPANGTSLAIFYIYQQAFGFGEYGYASAMGSFLVLIMVAVSAVIFKFTRGGRFDDGE from the coding sequence ATGAGCAGCGTCGCCGCGAAGGAGCGCCGGGCCGCCGCGGCCCCGGCGCAGGCACCGGTCTCGACCAGAGGCCCAGGGCTCAGCCGCAGGCACCGCGAGTGGCTGGCCGCCGCCCTCTTCCTCGCCCCGGACGTCCTGGGGCTGCTGGTCTTCGTCGCCGTCCCGATGGTGCTGTCCGTCGCCCTGAGCTTCTTCCAGGTCAGCGGCTTCGGCAGCTACGAGTGGATCGGGCTCGGCAACTACGAGCGGATGATGAACGACCCGCTCTTCTGGGACTCCATGAAGATCACCGGCCTGTACGTGGTGATCCTCGTGCCGGTGCTGTTCTGCGTGAGCCTCGGCCTCGGCCTGCTGGTCAAGCAGAAGCTGCCCGGCATGGGCGTCTACCGCACGGCGCTCTTCCTGCCGTACGTCATCAGCCTCGTGGTGGTCGGCGTGCTGTGGAAGTTCCTGCTGGACGAGCAGACCGGCGCGGTCAACCGGGCCATGCGGGCGGCCGGCCTGGACGGCGAGTCCTGGCTCGGCAGTCCCTCGCTCGCCCTCGGCTGCGTCATCGCGGTCATGGTGTGGGTGATGATGGGCTACTACATGATCATCTTCCTGTCGGGTCTGCAGGAGATCCCCAAGGAGTACTACGAGGCCGCGAAGCTGGACGGCGCCGGTCCATGGCGGCAGTTCCGCTCCGTCACCTGGCCGCTGCTGCGCCCGACCAGCTTCTTCGTCCTGATGATGTCCACGGTCGCGGCCATCACCGGCGGTCTCGACCTGATCTTCGTCCTGACCAACGGCGGGCCCGCCAACGGCACGTCGCTGGCGATCTTCTACATCTACCAGCAGGCCTTCGGGTTCGGCGAGTACGGCTACGCGTCGGCCATGGGCTCGTTCCTGGTGCTGATCATGGTCGCCGTGTCCGCGGTGATCTTCAAGTTCACGAGGGGCGGGAGGTTCGACGATGGCGAGTGA
- a CDS encoding carbohydrate ABC transporter permease has product MASDTLTTGTGRTGGSGGPGGPGGSGAPAGRRRPLSPRTGLTALAVVLSVISVLPVLWMLTSSFKTRETVTDGKLIPTDFTFDNFVYVFTEVPFARYLWNSFFISAVITIAALFFHSMAAYALARLRFPGREKLFGAIFATLLVTAPVVLIPLFMVARELGLLDSYAGLIIPAIFNAFGIFLLRQFYLGLPKELEEAAVIDGCGHWRVYWNIVLPMSRPILSALAIFFFLANWNAFVWPLVATSDQDLTVVQLGIASFQTQYTSNWNYILAAATVAALPMLILFFVFQRQIVESIKTSGIK; this is encoded by the coding sequence ATGGCGAGTGACACCCTGACGACCGGGACCGGCCGGACCGGCGGTTCCGGCGGGCCGGGCGGGCCGGGCGGGTCCGGAGCACCGGCGGGCCGGCGTCGGCCGCTCTCTCCCCGCACCGGGCTGACCGCGCTGGCCGTCGTCCTGTCGGTGATCAGCGTCCTGCCCGTCCTGTGGATGCTCACGTCGTCCTTCAAGACCCGCGAGACGGTCACCGACGGCAAGCTGATCCCGACGGACTTCACCTTCGACAACTTCGTGTACGTCTTCACGGAGGTGCCGTTCGCGCGCTACCTGTGGAACAGCTTCTTCATCTCCGCGGTGATCACGATCGCGGCCCTGTTCTTCCACTCGATGGCCGCCTACGCGCTGGCCCGGCTGCGCTTCCCGGGCCGCGAGAAGCTCTTCGGCGCAATCTTCGCGACCCTGCTGGTCACCGCACCCGTCGTGCTGATCCCGCTGTTCATGGTCGCCCGCGAGCTGGGCCTGCTGGACAGCTACGCGGGTCTGATCATCCCGGCGATCTTCAACGCCTTCGGCATCTTCCTGCTGCGCCAGTTCTATCTGGGCCTGCCCAAGGAGCTGGAGGAGGCGGCCGTCATCGACGGCTGCGGGCACTGGCGGGTCTACTGGAACATCGTGCTGCCGATGTCCCGGCCGATCCTCTCCGCGCTGGCGATCTTCTTCTTCCTCGCCAACTGGAACGCCTTCGTCTGGCCGCTGGTCGCCACCAGCGACCAGGACCTGACGGTGGTCCAGCTGGGCATCGCCTCGTTCCAGACGCAGTACACCTCGAACTGGAACTACATCCTGGCGGCGGCGACGGTGGCCGCGCTGCCCATGCTGATCCTCTTCTTCGTCTTCCAGCGGCAGATCGTCGAGTCGATCAAGACGTCCGGTATCAAGTAG
- a CDS encoding LacI family DNA-binding transcriptional regulator — MDLTRSERARAQVVTIQDVARAAGVSPATVSRVFNGGNVTPARVQSVQQAAAALGFAPNRLARSLRKQRSSVIALIIPDIENPFFTSLARGVEDAAQRTSLSVVLCNSDEDTDKERRYLEVALGEQMAGVIVAAASQDETDLGPLIARGVPVVAVDRRPRDAEVDAVRLDDRHGGEAATRHLLRAGYRRIACITGPQGASTSEERLAGHREALRAARPGEAADDTYVRHADFRVEGGRAAMRDLLSLPEPPDAVFVANNLMTIGVLDALREAGHTPPGVGVLSFGDVPWASLVRPSLSAVELPSYELGRTAADLLLQRIEGGEAPLQTVVLRTTLQVRESTGGPTGDRPAVAER, encoded by the coding sequence GTGGACCTTACGCGGAGTGAGAGGGCGCGGGCGCAGGTGGTGACGATCCAGGACGTGGCGCGAGCCGCCGGAGTATCCCCGGCGACCGTCTCACGGGTCTTCAACGGCGGCAATGTCACCCCGGCACGGGTCCAGTCCGTGCAGCAGGCCGCCGCGGCACTCGGCTTCGCGCCCAACCGGCTGGCGCGGTCGCTGCGCAAACAGCGCTCCAGTGTCATCGCCCTGATCATCCCGGACATCGAGAACCCGTTCTTCACGTCACTCGCGCGGGGCGTCGAGGACGCGGCGCAGCGGACCAGCCTCTCGGTGGTGCTGTGCAACTCCGACGAGGACACCGACAAGGAGCGCCGCTACCTCGAGGTCGCCCTCGGCGAGCAGATGGCCGGCGTGATCGTGGCGGCGGCCTCCCAGGACGAGACGGACCTCGGCCCGCTGATCGCCCGCGGCGTCCCCGTCGTCGCCGTCGACCGCCGCCCGCGGGACGCGGAGGTGGACGCGGTCCGCCTCGACGACCGCCACGGCGGCGAGGCCGCCACCCGGCACCTGCTGCGGGCGGGGTACCGCAGGATCGCCTGCATCACCGGACCCCAGGGCGCCTCCACCTCCGAGGAACGCCTGGCCGGTCACCGGGAGGCGCTGCGGGCGGCCCGGCCGGGAGAGGCCGCGGACGACACCTACGTACGCCATGCCGACTTCCGGGTCGAGGGCGGCCGCGCCGCGATGCGGGACCTGCTGTCCCTGCCGGAGCCGCCCGACGCCGTGTTCGTCGCCAACAACCTCATGACCATCGGCGTGCTCGACGCCCTGCGCGAGGCGGGGCACACCCCGCCCGGCGTCGGCGTCCTCTCCTTCGGCGACGTCCCCTGGGCCTCACTGGTGCGGCCGTCCCTCTCGGCCGTGGAACTGCCCTCCTACGAGCTGGGCCGCACCGCGGCCGACCTGCTGCTCCAGCGCATCGAGGGCGGCGAGGCGCCCCTGCAGACCGTGGTCCTCCGTACGACGCTCCAGGTCCGGGAGAGCACCGGCGGCCCGACCGGTGACCGGCCGGCCGTCGCCGAGCGGTAG
- a CDS encoding DUF2269 family protein, which translates to MKLGRPARRASLVVHVVASAAWLGLTFGLLALGVTAATSASPVAVEAAARCMKLFADWLLLPLALLTLVSGLVLALGTPWGLARHRWVYTKFWLTLGTTAATFFALRPGVNAAVAAVAAGEPLPDAGDVLFGPVVSLSAYVFMTVLSLLKPWGLTRRGRRLRERPAPVRPPLTRSSQG; encoded by the coding sequence GTGAAACTCGGCCGCCCCGCACGCAGGGCCTCCCTCGTCGTCCATGTCGTCGCCTCCGCCGCCTGGCTCGGGCTCACCTTCGGGCTGCTGGCGCTCGGCGTCACCGCGGCGACGAGCGCCTCCCCGGTGGCGGTGGAGGCCGCCGCCCGCTGCATGAAGCTGTTCGCCGACTGGCTGCTGCTCCCTCTCGCCCTGCTCACCCTGGTGAGCGGTCTGGTGCTGGCCCTGGGCACGCCGTGGGGCCTCGCCCGGCACCGGTGGGTGTACACCAAGTTCTGGCTCACCCTGGGCACGACCGCCGCCACGTTCTTCGCGCTGCGCCCCGGGGTGAACGCGGCGGTCGCCGCCGTGGCCGCCGGCGAGCCGCTGCCCGACGCGGGGGACGTGCTCTTCGGGCCGGTGGTCTCCCTGTCCGCCTATGTGTTCATGACGGTGCTCTCGCTCCTCAAGCCCTGGGGACTCACCCGGCGCGGTCGCCGGCTGCGGGAGCGTCCCGCGCCGGTCCGTCCGCCGCTCACCCGCTCAAGCCAAGGGTGA
- a CDS encoding sugar kinase, producing MVCLGETMAALAPDPSDSLDGTESLRLSVAGAESNVAMYLADLGLPVSWLSAVGDDALGRRVRAAVARAGVDVSGVRTDPARPTGLLLKDPGAAGTRVHYYRQGSAASALGPDVLDDERFGGAALLHLTGVTPALSPSCRALVERALRTPPARRTHAVSFDVNHRPALWPPDTAAAVLRDLADRADIAFVGLDEAQDLWGADLTATDVRRLLSGPRVLVVKDGGRGATAFTGQGACTVPALTTEVVEPVGAGDAFAAGFLAGLWHGTDLTRALRLGHITAASALRVVGDHGPLPDEDTVGAMLSRTEQDWCRAAVS from the coding sequence GTGGTGTGTCTGGGGGAGACCATGGCGGCCCTGGCCCCGGACCCGTCGGACTCGCTGGACGGCACCGAGTCCCTGCGCCTGTCGGTTGCGGGCGCCGAGTCGAACGTGGCCATGTACCTCGCGGACCTGGGCCTGCCCGTCTCCTGGCTCTCGGCGGTCGGGGACGACGCACTCGGCCGGCGGGTGCGGGCGGCCGTCGCGCGGGCGGGCGTGGATGTCTCCGGCGTGCGCACCGACCCGGCGCGGCCGACCGGCCTGCTCCTGAAGGACCCGGGCGCCGCCGGGACCCGTGTGCACTACTACCGTCAGGGTTCGGCGGCTTCGGCGCTGGGCCCCGACGTCCTGGACGACGAACGGTTCGGCGGCGCCGCCCTCCTCCACCTGACCGGGGTGACCCCGGCGCTGTCCCCGTCCTGCCGGGCCCTGGTGGAACGAGCCCTGCGCACTCCGCCGGCGCGGCGCACCCACGCCGTCAGCTTCGACGTCAACCACCGCCCAGCGCTGTGGCCGCCGGACACGGCCGCCGCGGTGCTCCGGGACCTGGCCGACCGTGCCGACATCGCCTTCGTCGGCCTGGACGAGGCCCAGGACCTGTGGGGCGCCGACCTGACCGCGACGGACGTGCGCCGGTTGCTGAGCGGCCCGCGCGTCCTCGTCGTCAAGGACGGCGGGCGCGGTGCCACCGCGTTCACCGGGCAGGGGGCGTGCACCGTGCCCGCGCTGACCACCGAGGTCGTGGAGCCGGTGGGGGCGGGCGACGCGTTCGCCGCCGGATTCCTCGCCGGACTGTGGCACGGAACGGACCTCACCCGGGCCCTGCGCCTGGGCCACATCACCGCGGCCTCCGCGCTGAGGGTCGTGGGGGACCACGGGCCCCTGCCCGACGAGGACACCGTCGGGGCCATGCTGTCCCGCACCGAGCAGGACTGGTGCCGGGCGGCGGTGTCGTAG
- a CDS encoding bifunctional 4-hydroxy-2-oxoglutarate aldolase/2-dehydro-3-deoxy-phosphogluconate aldolase has protein sequence MDLRAALAAHRLVAIVRGDDADAALRTVLTLAEEGVELIEVSLTGKDALRVVERARAALGPDRPLGAGTVLTADDAVAAHQAGADFAVTPGLGEGVTAARERGMPVLAGVMTPTDVITARTLGATALKIFPAAQAGGPAYVKALRGPFPHEALVPVGGVDEAAARAHLAAGATAVGVGSPLIGDAADGGSLDGLRTRARAFRAAVREARP, from the coding sequence GTGGATCTGCGAGCTGCCCTGGCCGCACACCGCCTCGTCGCCATCGTGCGCGGAGACGACGCCGACGCCGCGCTGCGCACCGTGCTGACGCTGGCGGAGGAGGGCGTGGAACTCATCGAGGTGTCGTTGACAGGCAAGGACGCCCTCCGGGTCGTCGAACGCGCCAGAGCGGCCCTCGGTCCCGACCGGCCCCTGGGCGCCGGGACGGTCCTCACCGCGGACGACGCGGTGGCCGCCCACCAAGCCGGCGCCGACTTCGCGGTCACCCCGGGCCTGGGGGAGGGGGTCACGGCGGCCCGCGAACGGGGCATGCCCGTCCTGGCCGGTGTCATGACGCCCACCGACGTCATCACCGCGCGCACCCTCGGCGCCACCGCGCTGAAGATCTTCCCGGCGGCCCAGGCGGGCGGACCCGCCTACGTGAAGGCGTTGCGCGGCCCCTTCCCGCACGAGGCCCTCGTGCCCGTCGGCGGTGTCGACGAGGCGGCGGCCCGTGCCCATCTGGCGGCGGGAGCGACCGCGGTCGGGGTCGGCTCCCCGCTGATCGGCGACGCCGCGGACGGAGGCAGCCTCGACGGCCTGCGCACCCGTGCCCGCGCCTTCCGCGCCGCCGTGCGGGAGGCCCGGCCGTGA
- a CDS encoding MXAN_6230/SCO0854 family RING domain-containing protein — protein sequence MLAAESVLLRRDQSVYVDRGSEPGGGTGPALRRLEAELLGRGHVVSAQLHEVLASLDSEELAAAHIRTVGLVDDLLGSDRTHTPLFRRFPGTVPRDTEALYVDRVFAYLLQQPEQPCVLCGEARTVLPVSPCAHLVCRLCWDGSDYAGCPLCHRRIDADDPFLRPVRAVGAARAAVPGPLRLLRLGTALAADATAAVDALLARRTPLSPQDRYDLVTLLPLTPAGRGLLPEDIPVRETRALVLGALVREAPPGLPLRDLLTERLTTATDVLRLLAVVSGGDAGLVTPSRFTNVPRSLRRDLLSVLDGLPTPYLVEDVLRHPTAWKRAAEVLHPFERHTRQPRAALAFAVLRDTPVDPGTAFGAALLDTAAANPDAVRVAGTRIRPATWSGRLEQALTGGDAGRASALAGERPGELVRRLDVLLRLHTGDVLVPELATALRRGLPKVGPGPLLSALGALRVRTEDRVGDRRVFFPRGDVTRALSVPERRPALPTSLVSEVVTSLEGELLRRFAAGEPYELSVLDTGLAGLTLPFTERTAAKALVTVGRGSTQALPEGGVLRLFLHWTEPRGNRTDLDLSVAFFDAAWKFTGLCDYTNLVHGGEAAVHSGDLTSAPAPRGATEYVDLDLRRLALRGDAYAVPLVFSFNNIPFEELPDAFAGFMALPAHGPRDASYDPRTVRQRFDLAGDSKVCLPMIVDLGRRRALWTDTHLPATGGFQSVRSHGGDGLATVAADLWQQFTSGGRVTLWDLAVWRAAALSSQVAVVSREPEPALLSYRRRPEETAAAFAVRVSSLKDAEEHREYVDPDAAAAGLSAGKRIFLATVHGDVHPPGATGTAYRLFPGTGDARQTLPRVTAGDLVADLA from the coding sequence TTGCTCGCTGCCGAGTCCGTACTGCTGCGCCGTGACCAGAGCGTGTACGTGGACCGAGGGTCCGAGCCGGGCGGCGGAACGGGACCGGCACTGCGCCGGCTCGAGGCCGAACTGCTCGGCCGCGGCCACGTCGTCTCCGCGCAACTGCACGAGGTCCTGGCCTCGTTGGACTCCGAGGAGCTGGCGGCCGCGCACATACGCACGGTGGGACTGGTCGACGACCTGCTCGGCTCCGACCGTACCCACACCCCGCTCTTCCGCCGCTTCCCCGGTACCGTGCCGCGCGACACCGAAGCGCTGTACGTGGACCGGGTCTTCGCCTACCTGCTGCAGCAGCCGGAACAGCCCTGCGTGCTGTGCGGCGAGGCGCGCACCGTCCTGCCCGTGTCCCCGTGCGCGCACCTGGTGTGCCGGCTGTGCTGGGACGGGTCCGACTACGCGGGCTGCCCGTTGTGCCACCGCCGCATCGACGCCGACGACCCCTTCCTGCGCCCGGTCCGCGCCGTCGGCGCCGCCAGAGCGGCCGTACCGGGCCCCTTGCGGCTGCTGCGCCTGGGCACCGCCCTGGCCGCCGACGCGACCGCGGCGGTGGACGCCCTGCTGGCCCGCCGCACTCCGCTCTCGCCGCAGGACCGGTACGACCTGGTGACCCTGCTGCCGCTCACCCCGGCCGGGCGGGGCCTGCTGCCCGAGGACATCCCGGTCCGCGAGACCAGGGCACTGGTGCTGGGCGCGCTGGTGCGCGAGGCGCCGCCGGGGCTGCCCCTGCGTGACCTGCTGACCGAGCGGCTCACCACCGCCACCGACGTGCTGCGCCTGCTCGCCGTGGTCTCCGGCGGTGACGCCGGGCTGGTGACGCCTTCGCGTTTCACGAACGTCCCGCGCTCTCTGCGCCGCGATCTGCTCTCCGTCCTCGACGGCCTGCCGACCCCGTATCTGGTGGAGGACGTGCTGCGGCACCCCACTGCGTGGAAGCGGGCCGCTGAAGTCCTGCACCCCTTCGAGCGGCACACCCGGCAACCCCGGGCCGCCCTCGCCTTCGCGGTGCTGCGCGACACCCCGGTGGATCCGGGCACCGCGTTCGGCGCCGCCCTGCTCGACACGGCCGCCGCGAACCCGGACGCCGTGCGCGTGGCCGGCACGCGGATCCGCCCGGCCACCTGGTCGGGACGGCTGGAGCAGGCCCTGACCGGGGGCGACGCGGGACGGGCGTCGGCCCTCGCCGGGGAACGCCCCGGTGAACTGGTGCGCCGCCTGGACGTGTTGCTGCGCCTGCACACCGGTGACGTGCTGGTCCCCGAGCTGGCGACGGCTCTTCGGCGCGGGCTGCCGAAGGTGGGGCCGGGTCCGCTGCTGTCGGCGCTCGGGGCGCTGCGGGTGCGCACCGAGGACCGCGTCGGTGACCGCCGGGTGTTCTTCCCGCGCGGGGACGTCACCCGGGCCCTGTCCGTGCCCGAGCGGCGCCCCGCGCTGCCCACCTCACTGGTGTCGGAAGTGGTCACGTCGTTGGAGGGGGAACTGCTGCGCAGGTTCGCCGCCGGGGAGCCGTACGAGCTGTCGGTGCTGGACACCGGGCTGGCCGGCCTCACCCTGCCGTTCACCGAGCGGACCGCGGCGAAGGCCCTGGTGACCGTGGGGCGCGGCAGCACGCAGGCACTCCCCGAGGGTGGCGTACTCCGGCTCTTCCTGCACTGGACGGAACCGCGGGGCAATCGCACCGACCTGGACCTGTCCGTCGCGTTCTTCGACGCCGCGTGGAAGTTCACCGGCCTGTGCGACTACACGAACCTGGTGCACGGCGGGGAGGCGGCGGTCCACTCCGGCGACCTCACGTCGGCCCCGGCACCGCGCGGCGCCACCGAGTACGTGGACCTGGATCTGCGGCGCCTCGCGCTGCGGGGGGACGCCTACGCCGTCCCGCTGGTCTTCAGCTTCAACAACATCCCGTTCGAAGAACTGCCGGACGCGTTCGCGGGTTTCATGGCCCTGCCCGCGCACGGCCCGCGCGACGCGTCCTACGACCCCCGCACGGTCCGGCAGCGGTTCGACCTGGCGGGCGACTCGAAGGTGTGCCTGCCGATGATCGTCGACCTGGGCCGGCGGCGGGCGCTGTGGACCGACACCCACCTGCCGGCCACGGGCGGCTTCCAGAGCGTCCGTTCGCACGGCGGCGACGGTCTGGCCACGGTGGCCGCGGACCTCTGGCAGCAGTTCACCTCGGGCGGCCGGGTCACCCTGTGGGACCTCGCGGTCTGGCGGGCGGCCGCGCTCTCCTCGCAGGTGGCGGTGGTGTCCCGGGAACCGGAACCCGCCCTGCTCAGCTACCGGCGCCGGCCCGAGGAGACCGCGGCCGCGTTCGCCGTGAGAGTGTCGTCGCTGAAGGACGCCGAGGAGCATCGCGAGTACGTCGACCCCGACGCGGCCGCGGCCGGTCTCTCCGCCGGCAAGCGGATCTTCCTCGCGACGGTCCACGGGGACGTCCACCCGCCGGGCGCGACGGGCACGGCCTACCGGCTCTTCCCGGGCACCGGCGACGCGCGGCAGACCCTGCCCCGCGTGACCGCCGGAGACCTGGTCGCCGACCTGGCGTGA
- a CDS encoding GNAT family N-acetyltransferase — protein sequence MRPRTSPADPPVTIRRAVARDAKRLTRLVRGSGAYAGQYAAAVAGYRVGPDYIEAHRVFVAVGADDQGGRVLGFYSLVLAPPELDLLFVADEAQGRGIGRLLVAHMRSEARAAGLDRVKVVSHLPAEGFYHRAGAVRTGTALANPPAVPWDRPEFEFRVAAD from the coding sequence ATGAGGCCTCGCACTTCCCCGGCCGACCCGCCGGTCACGATACGGCGGGCCGTCGCGCGGGATGCCAAACGGCTCACCCGGCTCGTGCGCGGCTCGGGCGCCTACGCGGGCCAGTACGCGGCCGCGGTCGCGGGCTACCGGGTCGGGCCCGACTACATCGAGGCCCACCGTGTCTTCGTGGCCGTCGGCGCCGACGACCAGGGAGGCCGGGTCCTCGGGTTCTACTCGCTCGTCCTCGCTCCGCCGGAGCTCGACCTGCTGTTCGTCGCCGACGAAGCGCAGGGACGGGGCATCGGACGGCTGCTCGTCGCGCACATGCGGTCGGAGGCCCGAGCCGCCGGGCTAGACCGTGTCAAGGTCGTGTCGCACCTCCCCGCCGAGGGCTTCTACCACCGCGCCGGTGCGGTGCGGACCGGTACCGCGCTCGCGAATCCGCCCGCGGTGCCGTGGGACCGTCCCGAATTCGAGTTCCGCGTCGCTGCGGACTGA